A single Methylomonas sp. AM2-LC DNA region contains:
- a CDS encoding IS5 family transposase produces the protein MKPKSQETSGQIDLFNTPLADLLNPRHELYQLAQLIDWKTIDDSFGQYFVATQGAPALSTRLVAGLHYLKHAFALSDEAVVARWLENPYWQFFCGETFFRHDTPCHPTSLTKWRQRIGEAGCEQLLALTIQAGIDSKTVMKQDFEAVTVDSTVQEKAITYPTDGKLYERCRQHLVRLAEQHEISLRQNYNRKAPYLLLMANRYSHAKQMKRKRKMLKQLKTLVGRVYRDIDRQLLDQSDAVKLVFKDTLEKTQRILTQQTQDKNKLYSFHAPEVECIAKGKVHKKYEFGVKVGITVTNKSNFVLGARSFPGNPYDGHTLESCLEQAEILSGIRAKEVFVDLGYRGVELAGITIYKARQKRGVDTRRLKRALKRRNAIEPIIGHLKNDGLLGRNYLKGEMGDALHAVLCGAGHNIRLILRRLRIFWSYFWQALSRFWGVPSDEQFLLAA, from the coding sequence ATGAAGCCAAAATCCCAAGAAACGAGCGGCCAAATCGATTTGTTCAACACCCCGCTGGCCGATCTGCTGAACCCCCGTCACGAGTTGTACCAACTCGCCCAACTGATCGACTGGAAAACGATTGACGATTCTTTCGGTCAGTACTTTGTCGCCACACAAGGGGCGCCGGCACTGTCCACGCGGTTGGTGGCGGGATTGCATTACCTGAAACACGCCTTCGCGTTGTCCGATGAGGCGGTCGTAGCCCGCTGGCTGGAGAATCCGTATTGGCAATTCTTTTGCGGCGAAACCTTCTTTCGGCACGACACGCCTTGTCATCCCACCTCGCTGACCAAATGGCGGCAGCGCATCGGCGAAGCAGGTTGTGAGCAATTATTGGCACTGACCATTCAAGCAGGCATCGACAGTAAGACGGTAATGAAGCAGGACTTTGAAGCAGTGACAGTGGATAGCACCGTCCAGGAGAAAGCTATTACTTATCCGACCGATGGCAAATTGTATGAACGCTGCCGCCAGCATCTGGTGCGCCTGGCCGAGCAACATGAAATCTCGCTGAGGCAGAACTACAATCGCAAAGCCCCGTATTTGCTGCTAATGGCAAACCGCTACAGTCATGCCAAGCAAATGAAGCGTAAACGCAAGATGCTCAAGCAACTGAAAACCCTAGTGGGACGGGTTTACCGGGATATTGATCGCCAATTGCTTGATCAATCCGATGCCGTCAAGCTGGTTTTCAAGGACACCTTGGAGAAAACACAACGTATTCTGACTCAGCAAACCCAGGATAAAAACAAGTTGTACAGCTTTCACGCCCCAGAAGTGGAGTGTATTGCCAAAGGTAAGGTACACAAAAAATACGAGTTTGGCGTCAAGGTAGGGATCACGGTCACCAACAAGAGCAATTTCGTGCTGGGTGCCCGCAGTTTCCCTGGCAATCCCTACGATGGCCATACACTGGAATCCTGTCTGGAACAGGCGGAAATTCTGAGCGGCATCCGCGCCAAAGAAGTGTTTGTCGATCTGGGCTACCGGGGCGTCGAGCTCGCGGGCATCACGATTTACAAAGCCCGGCAAAAACGCGGCGTGGATACCCGACGACTCAAACGTGCACTCAAACGTCGCAACGCCATCGAACCGATTATCGGCCACCTGAAAAACGACGGCTTGTTGGGACGCAACTACCTGAAAGGCGAGATGGGCGATGCCTTGCATGCCGTCCTGTGCGGTGCCGGCCACAACATCCGTTTGATCCTCAGGCGGTTGAGGATTTTTTGGTCTTATTTTTGGCAAGCACTGTCTCGGTTCTGGGGAGTTCCATCTGACGAACAATTCTTGTTGGCAGCATAA
- a CDS encoding tetratricopeptide repeat protein, with amino-acid sequence MKISAFSGTTTEGIDLIEDKLTLASVYGVLTSLYGEKGEYEKAILYFTKHIKLDHTVARGWQNIGPDFGRVAEDPEVLSIFEEQYEQDKKNAILVENLGVSYFHLNRFESAAKIYSDCIKRFDKDYYIVPVGGGKVLTLSSCYRKLAVAKYMAKDPVGAKSILNESIDKGIADETTVALFNELFPQEDN; translated from the coding sequence ATGAAAATTTCGGCTTTTTCAGGGACGACTACTGAAGGAATTGATCTAATAGAAGACAAATTGACACTGGCTTCCGTTTATGGTGTATTAACTTCGTTATACGGTGAAAAGGGTGAATATGAGAAAGCAATTCTGTATTTCACAAAGCACATCAAATTGGACCACACTGTCGCCAGGGGATGGCAAAATATTGGTCCCGATTTTGGTCGCGTTGCAGAAGATCCCGAGGTCTTAAGTATTTTTGAAGAGCAGTATGAGCAAGATAAGAAAAATGCAATTCTTGTTGAAAACCTTGGAGTTAGTTACTTTCATTTGAATCGTTTTGAAAGTGCCGCAAAGATTTATTCCGATTGTATTAAAAGATTCGACAAGGACTATTACATTGTGCCAGTTGGAGGTGGTAAGGTTCTAACTTTAAGCAGTTGTTACAGAAAATTGGCGGTCGCAAAGTATATGGCGAAGGATCCTGTGGGAGCAAAAAGTATACTAAATGAGTCGATTGACAAAGGCATAGCAGACGAAACTACAGTCGCCTTGTTTAACGAGCTTTTCCCGCAGGAGGATAACTAA
- a CDS encoding FimV/HubP family polar landmark protein yields MKVGKLSKVLGIAILAPSSVYALSIGDIQLNSALNQNLNAEIRLHVDAGEDPRDIAVRVAAPEKFDRAGVPWSYFLSKIKFESSIKSDNTIVVRLTSQDALTEPFLDVLLEVVSAEGSQYKEFPLLIDPPSNYNNPQFSVADNSNFHEKATQSLETTYSKPSAVVSRHHSQRRHQAQPALAADTNNANLPINGEFGPTKSMDSLWQIAKKVAAEQGVTPHQMMAAIHNANPEAFVGNNINALKLGVKLKIPAVGSTTLAAEKSKANTDGHKPPLSNGKPLELLSPVDANSQTGNQIASDQSGSAANAQSTDGKSVELQTRIEKLEQQLGLMQQLLTLKDQQLSELQNTDKASPQTTPSLLTVQSPVAEPVPVKAEPAPVPPQQTTIPLPVVAQPLPIAQTPTPAPAPAPAPDQGLFTSDSYYLSVAGVGFCLLSVLGWLWWRKRTIDLQTSRESMFANNDQISMPELENSLSIPILDMENSAAFYDVGMVGESSFISDFTPSDFDAFDTEQNEVDPLSEADVYLAYGRYQQAEELIRHAINQEPEKDVYKLKLLEVFYAGENKQGFSDYVQELVAKGKQDDRAFWSKVTEMAQEIVVDLPVLGGTVDNGLQATNLEQSFISSSIIESIDRHFDNNDFEMEASDFNDSRFTTSLDSTDSNPTSLDFTVTSHEAANLNEKIDQPKIENSFESIEFDLGDLSFNDASEKVLPVETENSLDAFDFKFDIETLKPIPDKINSDNTIELEHEQTLQLEDDYFADADLFAGESLQMQNESEQQSDDVTNQGGFDFNFDFNMPVTDNKDEFSEYDLGVADLTDMDEFETKIDLAKAYIDMGDAETAKLIAEEVLNKGNSEQKTLAKTLLDEINSV; encoded by the coding sequence ATGAAAGTGGGGAAACTAAGTAAAGTTTTGGGTATTGCTATCTTGGCACCTTCATCGGTTTATGCCTTAAGTATTGGTGATATTCAATTGAATTCGGCTTTGAATCAAAATCTCAATGCCGAAATCAGGTTACATGTTGATGCTGGAGAAGACCCGCGAGATATTGCAGTCAGAGTGGCAGCCCCTGAAAAATTCGATCGTGCTGGTGTTCCATGGAGTTATTTCCTATCCAAGATTAAGTTTGAAAGTAGTATCAAATCTGATAATACTATCGTGGTAAGACTTACTTCTCAGGACGCTTTAACTGAGCCATTTTTAGATGTTTTACTTGAAGTAGTTAGCGCAGAAGGCAGTCAGTATAAAGAATTTCCTCTTTTGATTGATCCGCCCAGTAATTATAATAATCCACAGTTTTCAGTGGCTGATAATAGCAATTTTCACGAAAAAGCCACGCAGTCTTTAGAGACAACCTATAGCAAGCCATCCGCAGTAGTTTCCAGGCATCATAGTCAACGTCGTCATCAAGCACAACCCGCTTTGGCAGCAGATACCAATAATGCAAATTTACCCATAAATGGTGAATTTGGGCCAACCAAGTCTATGGACAGTTTGTGGCAAATTGCCAAAAAAGTGGCTGCCGAACAGGGTGTCACACCTCATCAAATGATGGCAGCCATTCATAATGCCAATCCTGAGGCTTTTGTTGGCAATAACATTAACGCGCTTAAATTGGGTGTTAAATTAAAAATACCTGCTGTTGGTTCCACTACGCTGGCAGCAGAAAAATCAAAAGCAAATACAGACGGACATAAACCGCCATTATCAAATGGTAAGCCGTTAGAATTACTTTCCCCAGTTGATGCGAATAGTCAAACTGGAAATCAAATTGCTTCCGATCAGAGTGGCAGTGCTGCAAATGCGCAATCGACAGACGGAAAAAGTGTAGAATTACAAACCCGAATTGAAAAACTTGAGCAGCAGCTTGGGTTGATGCAGCAATTGTTGACGCTTAAAGATCAACAATTATCTGAATTACAAAATACTGATAAAGCTTCTCCACAAACTACGCCAAGTTTGTTAACAGTGCAATCTCCTGTTGCAGAGCCAGTTCCAGTGAAAGCAGAGCCTGCTCCTGTTCCACCCCAACAGACAACGATACCACTCCCTGTCGTTGCTCAACCCTTGCCGATAGCTCAAACTCCGACACCTGCACCTGCACCTGCACCTGCACCTGATCAAGGTTTGTTTACCTCAGACTCCTACTATTTAAGTGTTGCAGGTGTGGGTTTTTGCCTATTGTCAGTATTAGGTTGGTTGTGGTGGCGTAAACGTACAATTGATTTGCAAACCAGCAGAGAAAGTATGTTTGCCAATAATGATCAAATTAGTATGCCAGAGCTAGAAAATAGTCTGTCTATACCCATTTTGGATATGGAAAACTCAGCCGCTTTCTATGATGTGGGTATGGTGGGTGAAAGTTCTTTTATTAGTGATTTTACTCCAAGCGATTTTGATGCTTTTGATACAGAACAAAATGAAGTCGATCCACTTTCTGAAGCCGACGTTTATTTGGCATATGGCCGTTATCAGCAAGCGGAAGAGTTGATTCGTCATGCTATTAATCAAGAACCTGAAAAAGATGTTTATAAGCTGAAACTGCTGGAAGTTTTTTATGCTGGCGAAAACAAACAAGGGTTTTCAGATTATGTGCAGGAATTAGTTGCTAAAGGAAAACAGGATGATAGGGCGTTCTGGAGCAAAGTAACTGAGATGGCCCAGGAAATTGTAGTCGATTTACCTGTATTAGGTGGAACAGTTGATAACGGTTTACAAGCGACTAATTTAGAACAATCATTTATCTCAAGTTCAATTATAGAAAGTATCGATAGGCATTTCGATAATAACGATTTTGAGATGGAAGCAAGTGATTTTAATGATTCAAGATTTACAACATCGTTGGATTCCACGGATTCTAATCCCACCAGTCTTGATTTTACGGTTACAAGCCATGAAGCCGCTAATCTAAATGAAAAAATCGATCAGCCTAAAATAGAGAATAGTTTTGAAAGTATAGAGTTTGATCTTGGCGATCTGTCATTTAATGATGCAAGCGAAAAAGTGTTACCCGTAGAAACTGAGAACTCTTTAGATGCTTTCGATTTTAAATTTGATATTGAGACGTTAAAGCCTATACCCGATAAAATCAATTCTGATAATACTATAGAGCTGGAGCATGAGCAGACTTTACAGTTAGAAGATGATTATTTTGCCGATGCTGATTTATTTGCAGGAGAGAGTCTGCAAATGCAAAATGAATCGGAACAACAGTCAGATGATGTTACAAACCAAGGTGGTTTTGATTTCAATTTTGATTTTAATATGCCTGTTACTGATAACAAGGATGAGTTTTCAGAGTATGATTTGGGTGTTGCTGACTTAACAGATATGGATGAATTTGAAACCAAAATTGATCTGGCAAAAGCCTATATCGACATGGGTGATGCTGAAACCGCAAAACTTATTGCGGAAGAAGTATTAAACAAAGGCAACTCCGAGCAGAAAACTCTAGCAAAAACTCTGTTGGATGAAATTAACAGTGTTTAG
- a CDS encoding aspartate-semialdehyde dehydrogenase has product MSKTYNIAVVGATGAVGEAMISILEERNFPVNTLYALASERSAGKRIAFRGEALVVKDLADFDFSKVQIGLFSPGASVSAEYAPKAAAAGCVVIDNTSQFRYDDDIPLVVPEVNPEKIAEYTNRGIIANPNCSTIQMLVALKPIYDAVGITRINVATYQAVSGTGKDAITELATQTANLLNAKPIVASVYPKQIAFNVIPQIDVFMDNGYTKEEMKMVWETQKIMGDKQIMVNPTAVRVPVFFGHSEAVHIETRQKITAKQVRELLSNAPGISILDERADGGYPTAVTESSGHDDVYVGRIREDISCEKGINLWVVGDNVRKGAALNSVQIAEILAKNYM; this is encoded by the coding sequence ATGTCAAAAACGTATAATATTGCTGTCGTAGGTGCTACTGGTGCAGTAGGTGAGGCGATGATTTCTATTCTGGAAGAGCGAAATTTTCCAGTGAATACTCTTTACGCTTTGGCCAGTGAGCGTTCGGCAGGCAAGCGCATTGCCTTTAGAGGCGAGGCTTTGGTTGTTAAAGATCTGGCTGATTTTGATTTTTCAAAAGTACAGATAGGCCTATTTTCACCGGGAGCCAGTGTTTCTGCCGAATATGCTCCAAAGGCAGCAGCAGCAGGGTGCGTAGTCATTGATAATACATCACAGTTTCGATATGATGATGATATACCTTTAGTGGTGCCGGAGGTAAACCCAGAAAAAATTGCTGAATATACCAATCGTGGCATTATTGCGAACCCAAATTGTTCTACCATTCAAATGTTGGTGGCTTTAAAACCAATATACGATGCTGTAGGTATTACACGTATCAATGTTGCTACCTATCAAGCTGTTTCTGGTACCGGTAAGGATGCCATCACTGAATTGGCAACGCAAACGGCTAATTTGTTAAATGCAAAACCGATAGTTGCCAGTGTTTATCCAAAACAAATCGCATTCAATGTAATTCCCCAGATTGATGTGTTTATGGATAATGGATATACAAAAGAAGAAATGAAAATGGTTTGGGAAACCCAGAAAATTATGGGCGATAAGCAGATTATGGTTAATCCAACTGCCGTGCGAGTTCCTGTGTTTTTTGGGCATTCTGAGGCAGTACACATAGAAACCCGGCAAAAAATTACCGCAAAACAGGTGCGTGAGCTGTTGTCAAATGCACCCGGCATCAGTATCTTGGATGAGCGGGCTGACGGTGGCTATCCAACTGCAGTAACCGAGTCATCTGGACATGATGATGTTTATGTGGGTCGGATTCGAGAAGATATTTCTTGTGAAAAAGGCATAAATCTTTGGGTGGTAGGGGATAATGTTAGAAAAGGCGCTGCTTTAAACAGTGTTCAAATAGCAGAAATTTTAGCAAAAAACTACATGTAG
- the leuB gene encoding 3-isopropylmalate dehydrogenase, with amino-acid sequence MPKKIAVLSGDGIGPEIISEAIKVLNYLNTDMDLGLVCDQALIGGAAYDAFGTPLPQQTLNLCKNADAVLLGAVGGPKWEGLAHAVRPERGLLGVRSELALFSNLRPAFLYPQLVDASTLKPDVVSGLDLMIVRELTGGIYFGEPRGIRTLENGEKQGFNTKIYNESEIRRIAHSAYRIAQKRSKKLCSVDKANVLECTELWRNVVTEVGKEYPDVQLSHMYVDNAAMQLVRAPKQFDVIVTTNMFGDILSDTAAMLTGSIGMLPSAALDANAKGMYEPIHGSAPDIAGKGIANPLATILSVAMMLRYTFNEAEAADRIQKAVNDALDANVRTADIYSEGMVKVSTSGMGDAVLNALRVS; translated from the coding sequence ATGCCAAAAAAAATTGCAGTTCTGTCTGGAGACGGTATAGGACCTGAAATCATTAGCGAAGCGATTAAGGTTTTGAATTATTTGAATACCGATATGGACTTGGGATTAGTGTGCGATCAAGCGTTGATTGGTGGAGCCGCATATGACGCTTTCGGAACGCCTTTGCCTCAACAGACATTGAATTTGTGTAAAAATGCAGATGCAGTACTGTTGGGCGCTGTCGGCGGTCCAAAATGGGAAGGATTGGCGCATGCCGTTCGTCCAGAGCGCGGTTTGTTGGGCGTTCGCTCGGAACTTGCCCTATTCTCAAATTTACGCCCTGCCTTTTTGTATCCACAACTGGTCGATGCCTCAACGTTAAAACCTGATGTTGTCTCTGGTTTGGATTTGATGATAGTGCGTGAATTAACGGGTGGTATTTATTTTGGTGAGCCACGCGGCATACGTACGTTAGAAAATGGTGAAAAGCAAGGTTTTAACACCAAAATTTATAATGAGTCAGAGATACGCAGAATTGCACATTCGGCATATAGAATTGCTCAAAAGCGTAGTAAAAAACTATGTTCGGTTGATAAAGCTAATGTATTGGAATGTACTGAGTTATGGCGTAATGTCGTCACTGAGGTGGGTAAAGAATATCCAGATGTGCAACTTAGCCATATGTATGTGGATAATGCAGCAATGCAATTGGTAAGAGCGCCTAAACAATTTGATGTGATTGTAACTACCAATATGTTTGGCGATATTCTTTCCGATACGGCTGCCATGTTAACCGGATCAATTGGTATGCTACCTTCTGCCGCCTTAGACGCAAATGCAAAAGGTATGTATGAACCCATACATGGTTCGGCACCGGATATCGCTGGAAAAGGGATTGCTAATCCACTGGCAACAATTTTATCGGTTGCTATGATGTTGCGTTACACCTTTAACGAAGCAGAAGCAGCCGATCGAATTCAAAAAGCGGTGAACGATGCTTTGGATGCGAATGTTCGAACTGCAGATATTTATTCTGAAGGTATGGTTAAGGTGAGTACTTCTGGCATGGGTGATGCTGTTTTAAATGCTTTAAGGGTAAGCTGA
- the leuD gene encoding 3-isopropylmalate dehydratase small subunit produces MKAFTELTALVVPLDRANVDTDAIIPKQFLKSIRRAGFGPYLFDEWRYLDRGEPEMDCSVRPKNPDFVLNLPQYQGAQILLTRENFGCGSSREHAPWALEDYGFYAIIATSFADIFYNNCFKNGILPIILSAELIDQLFSEIKDGYQLTISLSAQTIITPSGQKIAFNIDENRRYRLLNGLDDIAQTLLLADKIKAYEIERAKRAPWLFKEASIR; encoded by the coding sequence ATGAAAGCCTTTACTGAATTGACTGCTTTAGTAGTGCCGTTGGATCGCGCCAATGTTGATACAGATGCGATTATTCCCAAACAGTTTTTAAAATCAATTCGGCGCGCGGGTTTTGGTCCGTATTTATTTGATGAATGGCGTTACCTTGATAGAGGTGAGCCGGAAATGGATTGTAGTGTCAGACCCAAAAATCCAGATTTTGTGCTTAATTTACCTCAATATCAAGGTGCGCAAATTTTATTGACCCGAGAAAACTTTGGGTGTGGCTCTTCACGTGAGCATGCGCCTTGGGCATTGGAGGACTATGGCTTTTATGCCATTATTGCCACAAGCTTTGCAGATATCTTTTATAACAATTGTTTTAAAAATGGAATTTTACCCATAATACTGTCTGCTGAGTTGATTGATCAGTTATTTAGCGAAATTAAGGATGGCTATCAATTAACCATTTCGTTATCTGCACAAACCATTATTACTCCGAGTGGACAAAAAATTGCTTTTAATATCGATGAAAATCGTCGTTATCGTTTATTAAACGGTTTGGATGATATAGCACAGACCTTGTTGCTTGCCGATAAAATTAAAGCCTATGAAATCGAGAGGGCCAAGCGTGCTCCCTGGTTGTTCAAAGAAGCATCGATACGTTAA
- the leuC gene encoding 3-isopropylmalate dehydratase large subunit, with protein MAGKTLYDKLWDDHLVATEEDGSSLIYIDRQLLHEVTSPQAFDGLRLANRKPWRISRNLAVADHNVPTTQRDQGIADAVSRLQVDTLDKNCEEFAITEFGMHDIRQGIVHVVGPEQGATLPGMTVVCGDSHTSTHGASAALAFGIGTSEVEHALATQCLVQKKAKNFLINVNGRTPVGVTAKDIVLAIIGRIGTAGGTGYTIEFAGEAIRNLSMEGRMTVCNMAIEAGARAGLIAVDDITVDYYQGRPYAPQGDDWHMAVRYWQKLHSDSDAVFDKVLDVDVSELKPQVTWGTSPEMVVAIDGHVPDPAAEADTVKREGMLRALNYMGLKAGQKITEIPVDKVFIGSCTNSRIEDLRQAAAVVRGGKQAATVKQVLVVPGSGLIKKQAEAEGLDKIFIEAGFEWRDPGCSMCLAMNADRLEPGEHCASTSNRNFEGRQGYGGRTHLVSPAMAAAAAIAGHFVNVTEFEQE; from the coding sequence ATGGCGGGTAAAACTTTATACGACAAACTTTGGGATGATCATCTGGTCGCTACTGAGGAAGATGGTTCGTCGCTAATTTATATAGATCGGCAATTATTACACGAAGTAACCTCTCCGCAAGCATTTGACGGCTTGCGATTAGCCAACCGCAAGCCTTGGCGTATATCCAGAAATTTGGCAGTGGCCGATCACAATGTACCAACCACTCAACGTGATCAGGGAATTGCTGATGCAGTTTCTCGTTTGCAAGTGGATACACTCGATAAAAATTGTGAGGAATTTGCGATTACCGAATTTGGTATGCATGATATACGTCAAGGTATTGTGCATGTTGTTGGGCCTGAACAAGGAGCAACATTGCCCGGAATGACCGTAGTTTGTGGCGATTCTCATACTTCGACACATGGCGCTTCGGCTGCACTTGCTTTTGGTATTGGAACTTCGGAAGTGGAGCATGCACTTGCAACGCAATGCTTAGTACAAAAAAAAGCTAAAAACTTTTTAATTAATGTTAATGGGAGAACGCCCGTTGGTGTAACTGCCAAAGATATAGTGCTGGCTATTATTGGTCGGATTGGAACTGCGGGTGGCACTGGTTATACAATTGAATTTGCAGGAGAAGCAATACGTAATTTATCCATGGAAGGCCGTATGACAGTTTGCAATATGGCGATAGAAGCAGGTGCCAGAGCAGGGTTAATTGCCGTTGATGATATCACGGTAGATTATTATCAAGGCCGACCTTACGCTCCGCAAGGTGATGATTGGCATATGGCTGTACGTTACTGGCAAAAATTGCATTCTGATAGCGATGCTGTGTTTGATAAGGTACTTGATGTTGATGTGAGTGAGTTAAAACCACAAGTCACTTGGGGAACTTCGCCAGAAATGGTGGTAGCAATTGATGGTCATGTGCCCGATCCTGCTGCCGAAGCAGATACCGTAAAACGGGAAGGGATGCTACGTGCCCTCAACTATATGGGTCTAAAGGCTGGACAAAAAATTACCGAAATTCCTGTGGATAAGGTATTTATTGGTTCTTGTACCAATTCGCGAATTGAAGACTTACGTCAGGCAGCTGCCGTGGTGCGTGGTGGCAAACAGGCTGCTACTGTTAAGCAGGTGTTAGTGGTTCCAGGTTCTGGGCTGATTAAAAAACAAGCTGAAGCGGAAGGATTAGATAAAATTTTTATTGAGGCAGGTTTTGAATGGCGTGATCCTGGCTGCTCTATGTGTTTAGCGATGAATGCTGATCGATTAGAGCCTGGAGAGCATTGCGCATCAACTTCAAATCGTAACTTTGAAGGACGGCAAGGTTACGGCGGGCGCACGCATTTAGTTAGTCCTGCTATGGCTGCCGCCGCCGCAATTGCTGGTCATTTTGTTAATGTGACTGAATTTGAGCAGGAGTAA
- the adk gene encoding adenylate kinase, protein MRVILLGCPGSGKGTQAQFITEKFGIVQISTGDMLRAAVREGTALGLAAKQIMDAGGLVSDDIILGLIQARIAENDCKNGYLLDGFPRTIAQAEGLAKMGVELDYVIEIAVDDQEIIKRMSGRRVHLGSGRTYHVLYNPPKQEGIDDISGEALIQRDDDKEETVRKRLQVYHEQTKPLVGFYSGPEQSAKFASIPGVGSVSEITAKLFAVLA, encoded by the coding sequence ATGCGCGTAATCTTGTTAGGCTGTCCCGGTTCGGGAAAAGGCACTCAAGCACAATTTATTACTGAAAAATTTGGCATTGTACAGATTTCAACTGGCGATATGTTGCGCGCAGCGGTTCGTGAGGGCACTGCACTGGGTCTTGCCGCCAAACAAATTATGGATGCTGGTGGCCTGGTTTCGGATGATATTATCTTAGGTCTTATTCAAGCCAGAATTGCTGAGAATGATTGTAAAAACGGTTATTTATTAGATGGCTTTCCACGCACGATAGCTCAAGCAGAAGGTCTGGCAAAAATGGGTGTGGAATTAGATTATGTGATTGAAATTGCGGTTGATGATCAGGAGATTATCAAGCGTATGAGCGGCAGACGTGTGCATTTAGGCTCTGGTCGTACTTATCATGTTTTATATAATCCTCCCAAACAGGAAGGTATTGATGATATTTCAGGTGAAGCCTTGATTCAGCGAGACGATGATAAGGAAGAAACCGTGCGTAAGCGTTTACAAGTTTATCATGAACAAACCAAGCCACTGGTCGGTTTTTATTCTGGACCTGAACAATCAGCCAAATTTGCTTCAATACCTGGAGTGGGTTCGGTTAGCGAAATCACCGCCAAGCTTTTTGCTGTATTAGCTTGA
- a CDS encoding autotransporter outer membrane beta-barrel domain-containing protein: protein MLFFTASRAQGQALAYFDGQLITSPNLDSLLSQSEGSFDLKVVNTSTGNYVTFTETVTNSDIFNGSTAALAADVKALLNSRTPVTIDGLSLSVNCYNSSNVQIGSNFNSCFDLVGTGSKEQQTTNALTSATTVNLQLNRTTTEISNSLQSMRTLRDNPGTSKQGAGAGDVYELMGPIGLFFNAGGTFGTINSTNTLAGYHTYTRNFNTGLDYKINERLVTGLLFGYTSSAVNVGDNGGSFDANIFRVSPYFSLSPTDDTYVDFSVGYAHHDNNSQRNCLFCLSSATANFGTEEYNILTGLGYTHSFGALSLRGYGQASSIYMDIGGYSESGTALTGLLNVSNQHVLSITSTFGTELSYSTSMPFGVVIPRVFGEWVREYANDTRQVQAVIQGGGSTTISAGAIGKDWANLGAGVQMVLPNGLSSLINYRSMVMQGAVNHSIEGTLRLEF from the coding sequence ATGCTTTTTTTTACAGCATCCAGAGCTCAAGGGCAAGCGCTTGCTTATTTTGACGGGCAACTTATTACTTCACCTAACCTTGACTCGCTTTTAAGCCAATCCGAAGGTAGTTTCGATTTAAAAGTGGTTAATACGTCTACCGGAAATTATGTAACCTTTACTGAAACAGTTACTAATTCTGATATATTTAACGGCTCCACCGCAGCATTAGCTGCAGATGTTAAAGCCCTATTAAATAGTCGCACCCCAGTAACTATTGATGGACTTTCGCTTTCAGTCAATTGTTATAACAGTTCCAATGTTCAGATTGGTTCTAATTTCAATAGCTGCTTCGACTTAGTAGGAACCGGATCCAAAGAACAGCAAACGACGAATGCCTTGACCTCAGCTACAACAGTCAACTTGCAACTTAACCGAACTACCACTGAAATTAGCAATTCATTACAGTCCATGCGCACGTTGCGGGATAATCCGGGCACATCCAAACAGGGGGCTGGCGCTGGTGATGTTTATGAATTAATGGGGCCTATTGGCTTGTTTTTTAATGCTGGCGGCACATTCGGCACGATTAACTCTACCAATACTCTTGCCGGCTACCATACCTACACGCGCAATTTTAATACCGGATTGGATTACAAAATTAATGAGCGGCTAGTAACTGGTCTACTATTTGGTTACACCAGTTCAGCTGTCAATGTAGGTGACAATGGCGGTAGTTTTGATGCCAATATTTTTAGAGTTTCTCCTTACTTCAGCCTGTCACCTACTGATGATACCTATGTTGATTTTTCAGTAGGCTATGCGCACCATGACAATAATTCGCAACGTAACTGCCTGTTTTGCCTAAGCTCTGCAACTGCCAACTTCGGTACCGAGGAATACAATATACTCACAGGCTTGGGCTATACGCATAGTTTTGGGGCATTAAGTCTGCGTGGATACGGTCAGGCATCGTCTATCTATATGGATATCGGTGGCTATAGTGAAAGCGGCACTGCACTGACAGGCTTGCTAAATGTCAGCAACCAGCACGTGCTATCTATTACCAGCACTTTTGGCACAGAATTGAGTTACTCAACCAGTATGCCATTTGGTGTGGTTATTCCACGAGTATTTGGTGAATGGGTGCGCGAATATGCTAATGACACTAGACAGGTGCAAGCGGTGATTCAAGGTGGCGGCTCTACTACTATTAGTGCTGGCGCAATAGGTAAAGATTGGGCCAATCTCGGAGCCGGGGTACAAATGGTACTGCCGAATGGCTTATCTAGCCTGATCAATTATCGCTCAATGGTCATGCAAGGCGCCGTCAATCACAGCATAGAAGGAACCTTGCGACTAGAATTTTAA